CAATAGAAGTCAGcttttcttctattttcttagCCCTTCTTTTTAGTTGTCGCTGgttcttttcaaatttactcATCCTCACATCCATATCACCCAGCTTTGCCTCCACCACTGATTCAAGACCAGAAAACCCTTCACTCATGGCCCCCAAAATCTTTTTCTTCCAGAGCTTTCAAGCTCTCCAACCCAGATTTAGAAGACGAATCTTCTAAAAACGTCACCTTTTCTttgtccttcttcttcttaaacACTCGTGCAGCAACATCTAAGTCGTATAGCTCTTtccaaaatatcttcttctgcTTCACATTTAGCCAGTGGTTCCAAGTATCACTTGTGCTTCCCTCACAATGATACTCTCGCTCCTCATCAATTATACGAGCCAGCATGATTTCCTCACCCACAGTTGGCACCAACACACTGTTAataacctgaaaaaaaaacgaaaaaggaagatcagtttaaattttattatattcttctAGTTTCTACTAcaaagtatatatacatataccttTGTGTGTCCAAGTGCAGCATATATATCTTCCAAAGGATAGCCCTTCATGCTACTCTTTGTAAACCGGCTCTTGCACATCCTAGGACAATCTTCAGAAGGTGTGTCTGTAGATAGTCTAAATGTTTTCCCCAGCTTAGGAATACATTCAAAAGCCAAAATCTACAGAAATATTGTAGCGCTATCAGATTTACAGTTATAAAACAACTCATATTTGACTAAATTGTATGCTTTACCTCTAATGGAATTATGAATCCAGGAAAGCCGCATGCCGAGTGCACTTCACCCTTCAGAAGCTCCATCATATGCTTGATGTTCTTTATTGCATCTTCAAATGTCAAACGACCCCATGGAAATGTTCTGCAAACATCCAAATCTTCCACGATCCTTAAGATGAACGGGTATACTGGTCCGCAATCCTTTGCATGTCCTCTGATAACCCGACCAAGGAAGAACAAGACAGCCATCTTCAATCTATCATTGCATGGCGTCTTCATAGACAACAGCTTGTGCTCCACATCTGTTATGGTGATCTTCTTTAGTCCACCAAAGTAATAATCCACAAACTTCGTACTCCCGAGCTTCAAATATTTCCTCGGATACTCATGGCAGTCTAAGCCCGAGATGATGGCATGCTCCCTCATAGAATAGCGGATGGGAACACCATTCACACCAAACCATGCAACATCTTATTCTTCAGTCGAAATGGTGCGCAAGAGTAACATCCACATTCCTTGGAGCTTCAGGTATTGTTCATCAGGCATGTGGAAGAAGTGACGAAATTGAGGATGGGTTGTGAACCATTTAACCTCCTCCTTAAGCTTCTTAATCACGTCCACTGTATTCTTCACAAGGCACTTGGTTTGAATCTTGCAAGTCTTCGTGAACTCTGTGCTCTTGAAGCATAATTCAAGGGGCTGTGGTGGTTGTCTTGCCTgcaatcataatatatatgtattagtcATTTGTTACTACTAAAATTAGTATACTTTCACACTGACAATGATTAAAACGAGTGCAAAAACTACCTTAGATGATACAGCAGACTTGTCATCACTTTCTGAATCAACAGAGAGAGAAACTACAGTCGTTTCTCTTGCCGGCTCATTCCCAGCTGAGACCGCCTTTCTAGCTTTAGTTCTACTGGAGACTCCAACGCACGTAGTAGATGGATTCTTTCTTTTGCGGCCCTTCATTTCCTGTACAAGAAATTAGAAACGCTGTTAAAAACACAACAAGTCACTGTCAATTACTCCAAATGCAAACTGCATAGCAAACATCAATTATTACATCTCAACAATGTAATACTcaaaggaaactactcacttaCGAAAAGGAACGAAGATGGAGACTAGATTTCGtcggagaaagaagaagaaacgaagCAGTTCTCGACTCTAGAGAGTTGAGACCCGAGAAATAAGAGGGAGAGAAGACGTCCACAGAGAGATTGATTGATTCTCGATTTAGACGGAGGAGGACGACGGAGAAAGCCACAAAGCACGGAGGCTAGGGTTTTGCGCAATCGCAAGAGAGAAGCCGGAGAGGGACGAGACGGGATTTAGATTTAgatagagagggagagagacgaAACGCTTCGTTTAGAGAATAGGATCCGGTTCAGTTTGGTTGGGTCGGGTAAAGTAGGTCGGGTTGGTAATAAGTTGGTTTCATTAAGGTCCCTAGCGTCTTTAACCACGATCTACccgattttatatttaaaaaaaaaataaaaaatatattattttttattacagGGTGAAATCAGCATTTCTAATGGAGAGGGAGGGGCATCTCGAGTTAAACTCCGCCTGTGAAGGATACAAGATAAATTAACGACTCAGATTATACTGACCCTTTCTAATCTACCGTAGACACGAACACATGTGATCACAAAATCGTCGTACGAGGAGACAGTTTCTTACGGCGAGGAAGTGAAAATCGGAATAGAGGCATGGGGGAGGCTTCAGCGGCGGCGGAGCTCGAGAGACTCCAAATCGATATCCTCCGTAGAATCTCGACTCTCGAAAGCTCGATTCTCCCGGAGAGTTCGTCGCCTTCTCTACCGGATGATGAAAGCCAAACAGTGTCTCGCCTCTCCGCCATTCTCCGCTCCGGCGGCGTTAATGACTTCTCCTTCAAGAGGGTCGCTCCAGATTACTACGACTGGCCTCTTGAATCCCGCCGCGACGTCCTCGGAGCTTCCTCCGTCGACCATCTCTGCAAGAGCATTGTCCTGGTACGTCAAAGTCTACTGCTTTTTAGGTTGATAGAGTTTCTTGTTACACTTCTTGAATCAATGCCATAAAGGTTGTTCCTTTTCATATGGGTTTACTCAGGTTAATACTCAAGCCTCATCAAATGTTTTGGATTGCAGTGATCGCAACAACTCCAAATACTATGTGGTTGTTGTTCAGGTGCTCCTAATGATTCTTACAGTTACAGAACAGCATTCGCACCTTTGTTTTCGTTTCTAACTCTATTCATCTGACAGTATACTGCCAGATTCAATGCGGAAGCAGTGAAGAACTTTCTTTACTCACTAAACGAGGGCAAGATCCCGAAGAAAAGATTTAATCGTAAGTGTGATCATGAGCTAGTTATTTTACTTCTGTCTCCTGATGCTTTCTCTAATCTCTGCGTGTAGTGAGACTTGCTCCCGAGGAGACGTCGATTGAACTGACTGGGTTTGAGCACAATTCGGTAACCTGTGTAGGGATGAAGACAAGCATACCGGTAAGTTTTCTTTCCATTGTACAAGGTGATCATCTGCTGGTGCTCGCTCATTTGATATTAGACATGTTTAAGACATGAGAGTAACCTCTACccacttgtgttttcttctcctagACAAACCAGTTTTGCACTGTCTTTTGTGTTTATAAATAGTTACAGAGAGTTTGCCCTTTCACACACATGTGCTTGCCAAGCGTTTTCCAGACATCACAGTCTATTT
The sequence above is drawn from the Brassica napus cultivar Da-Ae chromosome A8, Da-Ae, whole genome shotgun sequence genome and encodes:
- the LOC106440554 gene encoding uncharacterized protein LOC106440554, which produces MGEASAAAELERLQIDILRRISTLESSILPESSSPSLPDDESQTVSRLSAILRSGGVNDFSFKRVAPDYYDWPLESRRDVLGASSVDHLCKSIVLVNTQASSNVLDCSDRNNSKYYVVVVQYTARFNAEAVKNFLYSLNEGKIPKKRFNLRLAPEETSIELTGFEHNSVTCVGMKTSIPVILDEAIAKLRPDFFWLGGGEIDLKLGVRTSEFLDFVKPFVFPCS